In Candidatus Bathyarchaeota archaeon, one DNA window encodes the following:
- a CDS encoding HAD family phosphatase: protein MAIKAVIFDLDGTLANFNLNYKTLRAEARGILLKASVPASLLAVNQSIFEMLKLTEIYFKKSPSAYEQARIKVLEITDKFELEAAQTTCLMSGAVETLKNLKKQGIKMGLCTISSQKSANHILHRFKIAEYFEGVVSREQVKHVKPHPEQVELALKALDVAAENTLVVGDSIADVKAAQESKAVAVGIPTGYNTPQQLTEAGVNYLITALTDLPVLIEEINKA from the coding sequence ATGGCAATAAAAGCAGTAATTTTCGATTTAGATGGCACATTAGCCAATTTCAACCTTAACTACAAAACCCTACGTGCGGAAGCCCGAGGCATCCTCCTTAAGGCAAGCGTGCCCGCCTCACTTTTAGCAGTTAACCAAAGCATCTTTGAAATGCTCAAACTCACAGAAATCTACTTCAAAAAATCACCTTCAGCATACGAGCAGGCGCGAATCAAGGTTTTGGAAATCACAGATAAGTTCGAGCTGGAAGCTGCCCAAACCACCTGCCTAATGTCAGGCGCTGTTGAAACCTTAAAAAACCTAAAAAAGCAGGGCATAAAAATGGGGTTATGCACCATCAGTAGCCAAAAATCAGCTAATCATATTCTGCACCGTTTCAAAATCGCGGAGTATTTTGAGGGGGTGGTTTCGCGTGAGCAGGTCAAGCATGTTAAGCCGCATCCTGAACAGGTTGAGTTGGCACTCAAAGCCCTTGATGTCGCCGCAGAGAACACTTTGGTTGTAGGGGACAGCATCGCAGATGTTAAGGCAGCCCAAGAAAGCAAAGCTGTGGCCGTTGGCATTCCAACAGGTTATAATACGCCCCAGCAGCTTACAGAAGCAGGCGTAAACTACCTAATCACAGCCTTAACAGATTTGCCAGTGTTGATAGAAGAAATAAACAAAGCTTAG